In Megalops cyprinoides isolate fMegCyp1 chromosome 16, fMegCyp1.pri, whole genome shotgun sequence, the genomic window CACAGCAGGAAGTAAGGCTTGTCCGTCACCTTTGTGGGTGGAGTTAAAACGGAAATCAGGAGAATTCCCTACGTCCGCTTTCTTGGAACATGCAAGACATCATGGATCATTGGAGGGGCAGGACACTGAATACTGAGTACTAAAAGCAGTGGCTAAcctcaatgcaaaaaaaaaaaaagctttgacaAGGAACAAATTGGCAACATGTGGCATTGTAAACATGAACAGATTAGTATATCGTAGGAATTTAGTTatggttttgaaatggaaaCTGCTGCTGAATCTCCTTTGATTGAAACCGCTGTTGATTGTAATGGCAGGGGTTAAAGTCTGCATTTCTGACCGTCTTGCTGGCAGCGACACACTGTCCTGTCCATTAGACTTGAGGTGTTTGCTGTTCCTCAAAAGGAGTGAGGCTTTCATTTTTAgacactttttttcaaattagaATGCTTGCTCATGATTTCAGTGTTATGCCTAAAAATTCCCATTTAGATTTTTGGCctctgcctttgaaatgttaagGAAATGTCAGTAGTAAGATGGAAACAATTATTTAACATGTCTGGAATTGAAATATGTTATTTGACAAACCTGCTCAGGTGAGTGGAGCGCATCTGGTTTACATTATAGAACAGacttcttttcatattttttttcttttacatggGGGGTTTGGGAAATCGGGCGTGTTTGTCTGAATTTATCTCGGCTTCTGTGAGACTTGAGAATGGGTTCGTGCGGTCTTTCTCACTCATACAGAACAGATGCCTCTCCTCCCAGTTCATCAATTAAAGATGTTTAATGTGGCTTTGAAACTCTGAAAATCAACAGCCGTCTCTCACAGCAAACCCCCCTGTCCGCGTCCCAGAATTTTCCTGCAATTACTGCAACTTAATTCAGCCACTCTGCACAGATGTCTCTCTCTAGCTCCCTCTAGGGGCcacattctctctcctttctctccaaGCTTTTCCAGTAAGAGCCACTTGGCTGATCTTCTCCCAGACCCCACGAGCTGCCTCCAGCCTTCCCCGATAAGAGCTAGAGCAACAGAGCAAAGGACAGCAGAACTAGACTTTCTCCTTCGCAGTTTTCCAGTTTTACTCATTCGTCAGCTCCTTTACAGAAAGACTACCGGCAAACGCGTCCCTTTTTTCTAAGCCTATATATAGTGCTCTtttaatttgaatgtattttgcaAAAGAAGGTGATTTAAACAGGAGGAAGGGTGACTGAGCAAGGGCTTGTTTTGTGTCCGTGTTGCAAAAACGGTAGATGAAACGCGAGGTTCATTAGGATTCTTGGCATCTCTGCCCACGGCGCTTAAGCCAGCCATTGTCAGCTACGCGCTGTGTTCTTCCGCCGCCGTCTCCTGTTAACCCCTTAGGTCTGCGGACTGGACTGACGCCGTCTCACAGCCCGAGACTCGATCCCAAACTCCAgcgccccctctcccctccccagcaCCACCTGACGGGTCGCGTCACCCCAAAGtagagagatgcagagagagctCATTGGCCTCGTCTAGGTTTCGTGAGGCCATGTATGAGCAGACTGACACCTCACACATCTGGTTGGTGTGCGTCATTTCAATGCagatatttttctctctctctctctctctctctctctctctctctctctctcatcggAGGGATGCTGAGAGCCAGGACATATGAGCGTGCTTCTTCTGAACGGCCAGGAGCACTAAATCTTTTGCTGGAGCAGTGGTGTGGGTGACAGagtattaatatatatttttcctccaGCCTTAATTGGCTCAATCTTGAGTCTGTCAGATATGATTACATTCTCTGCTGCATCGGCGCCACCCGCCGCTGGGTTCCGGGTATGAAGCATTCTGGCCAATTAcagggcctttttttttttttttctccccccttctTCCTTCACAAAAGTGCTGTCCTGGCTAGTGCTCCCATtaaatgcaccacagcagagaaGACATTTGTAGCCTCGATCTATGATGGAAGGGAAACCAGCGTTCTGCCGGTTGCTCTGCTCGCGATGTTATCGGGGAAGGAAGCGAACGCCGCCGCGGCCAAGACGTCGGCGTCAGGGCGCGCTCGGCTCGCGTTTGGGTCTGCCGCCCCGTAAATGCTACACTCCATTACTCAGCCGTGGTCTCGCCGCCTTGGCAGAGGGAGCGTTGCAGCATATCGGTGATTAACCTTTTCAGACACCAGAGCtcagttttcacatttaataAGAGGTAATGGAGTTTATTGAAGGAAGTCGGATTCTGAAACTTGAAggccattgctttttttttccccctaattgTACATGCGGAATGGGAAATTCCTCCGATAGTGAATGAATGGGTGTCATTGTTCCTCCCACCTAGCAGCTAAGTAACTGGGGCACATAAGCCTGTAAATGTTACATCtacacaatatttattttctaaaattattcaaagaaaatgtgaagaTTTTAAGGTGTGCTGTGATTGGGAGTCAAAATATTGCCTATTGTGCATCACACAAAAGCTGCACTTTAATCAAGGTTTCTCTTTTAAAGAAGGGCAGACATGTCCACGCAATGCTGGAAATTACATTTCCCTGTCTATCAGAAGAGGGCAGAGTTACCCCTTGAACAGATATCCAACGCACAACTTTCTAGAacatgtttttccctttttttatttttttttgtaagcctgaatttttatttgtcatcCTCTGTGCTGCAAAATTGCCTGAATGAGTGATAAATCTGACTCTACCTTTTCAATTGAGAGCGGTTTCCCCCAGCTTGATACGGACTCTGTAttcatattacaaaaataaatttgtgaataattctttacatctgttaacttaaagttacattttttttctctggaaatCTGACAGTGACAAAATTGTTAGGGCTTGCCCCTCTCAATTTCACCCCAGTCTCATCAGCACTCAAAACCCACGTCAGTTTCAAAGCTAAGGAGCAGGAATTTTGCttgtatatttctttttctttttttttttttttttttgtataaaccGGAAAATAACGAACGAAACGAACAAACAAACCCTGTTTCGATTGGAATGGGTGAATGGCAAACCATGAGGTGCAAGAATAAATAGAGTTCATACTTCACACTCTTTGTAAGGCAGCTGCTGGCATTTGCACTGCCCGTACCCGTTGATGATAACAAGCGCGCCCTCCTCGTGGCTCGGCTCGTACTCGTTATAGGGCACCTGGGTGGCCAGGTCTGCCATTGGCTGCCGCGCCTGGGTCCTCATCTGCCGGCGGTTCTGAATGGCCGAGCAGTGCCGGATCCGCCTCAGGGTCGGGGGGCAGCACTTGCGCGAGATGTACACCCCGAAAATGAtgaggaagaaggagaagagcagGGCCATGGTGCCGATGATCACCCGCTGGGTGAGCACCGTGTTGTCCTGCTCCGAGaagttctcctcctcctcctccgtcacGGCCGCGCCCCCCGTCGTGGTGGAGGCGGCACGGCTggtgcggggggtgggggtcgcggtggtggtggtggtggcgggggtGGCGGTAACGGTAGTAAAGCTCCCAAAATCCTCTGCATAGAAGTCCTGCGTGGGGGTCTGCATAATTCCAAACAAGGAGCTGGTGGCCTCCTGCGGGGGCGTGGCCTCGTACACGGAGGTGGTTGGCGCGACCGGGGCGGAAAAATTCTGGCAAAGCTGGAACCCGTAAACGGCATCCAGTATTTCCTCGCCTTGGGCGTACTCGGGACTGTGGCACAGGATGGAGTGCTCCCAGCGGCCCCGGAAGGTGCTCAGCCAAGCGGCCAGCGAGCAGATCCGTTTGGTACATTCCCACAGGTTGCTGGAGAGGCCGATGGTGCCCAGCGACCGCCATGTATCCAGGGTCTGGGTGTCCAGGCTGGTCAGCTTGTTGTTATCCAACAGCAGGACCTTGAGGCTGGGCAGGATCTGGAACACGTCGGGCGTGAGGGCGCGGATCTCGTTCCCGGTCAGGTCCAGCTTCTCCAGCGTGCTCCAGCTCCACTCCATGCCGCCGCAGGTCAGGTTGCTGATCTTGTTCCACTGCAGGTAGAGGAACTGCAGGGCGACCAGCCGCGGGAAGTGGGCCAGGTTGATCTTGGTGAGCTGGTTGTGCTCCAGGTGGAGCTCGCGCAGCTTGACCAGGCCGGCGAAGCCGTTGCGGGCCAGGCTCCGCAGCCGGTTGTTGCTCAGGCCCAGGTACTCCAGGCTGCGGCAGTCCCAGAAGGCCCGCACGGGCGTGGTGCGCAGCGAGTTGGAGCGCAGGTGGAGGATCTGCAGCTTGCGCAGTCCGTGGAAAAGCTCGGGCTCCAGGGCCGCCAGCTGGTTGAAGGACAGGTCCAGGATCTGGAGGTTGATGAGGTGGATGAAGGTGGTGTTGGGCAGGCGGGCGATGCGGTTGGAGCTCAGGTTGAGGTCCTTGAGCTTGTAGAGCCCCTGGAAGGCGTCCTCCCGCACCGCCGTGATCTGGTTGTGGTCCAGGTGCAGCCAGGTGAGCTGGCCGAAGCCGTAGAACTGGTCGGGGCTCAGCTCGCTGATGCTGTTGTGACGCAGCGAGAGCCCCAGGGCCCCCCTGTCCACGCCGTCCGGGGGCGCCTGCAGGCCCTGCGTGTCGCAGTAAAACTGCAGGTCCTCACAGCGGCATTTCTGCGGGCAGGTCGTGCATGACGCAGGGAGCGCACTCAGCAGCATGCCGATCACACAGAGCGCCGCTGGTGCAGGTCCCACCAGTACCCACCTCGAATGGAAACCTGAGTGGATGGATTTAAAGACAGGACAATAAACCCAAAGCTCATCTcatccctcactcccccccccccccaccccacccccctcccaccaccaacacccccccccccccacctctgcagAGCGGAGCCCTCCGCCCCTGCAAGGAAACTGGAGTCCTTGTCGCTGCGTTTCAGAATTCATGTGAACCGCACATTAGCATGTCTGTGCGCTTGCATATCAATGCATGCATTATACTTTTAATAGAGAGGAGGACCCCCACgtcttgtgtttttctgaagaAGCATATTTAGCACACCGATGCATACTCATACATCTGTATGGACCTATTCATTAGGCattgtgaaataaacagcactttttttttttttcgagctCTGCAGCTATCTGTCCATAAAGTCATTTGCCACAGGTTAGAAAAATACGGCGTAACGAAACACAAgccacacattttctgttttattcaaactgTTCAATTTTACGTAACTCAATTCTTTGAGATTCCAGTGTGTCCTTGTGATACACTGAtgcaagggtttttttcttgGGGATAAtacagtaatttttaaaaaaaatacagaacacagtGATCAGCTCAGAGAtgaatgtatgtacatatgtgatATGCctgtgtatattatatataattatttccttatttcttctcctttttctgtggtaaaaaaaacagcaatagtATAACACACTGTTTTACAGAAACACTTGACTTCTCGGaatctaaaaaaatatatatatatatttctaataAATTGTTTTTGGAGCCCTTGAGCTGTTCGCTTCAGTCCCCTCCTTTGCACTCTCTTTCCTATTCAGGTCCAGACCTGCCGTATGAAAGAGCTAACTTACCCATTCTTTTGTGCACATCGGAGGCTGCATTCAACTGTCTTTCTCTGCAGACTCTTTGAGCAACCAGACGGAAAAGAAATCCAATGGAAAAAAGCCCTtttgagaaaacacaaaaggaatcGTGCTCTTCTGAAATAAAGCAAGGCAGAATCCCCTCAGTtctgacaaagacagaaatTCCATGTCCGGCGATgatgttgcctttttttctgtcgGTCTCCTTTTTTGGatttaatttgtatgtttttcctctcagaatTTCAGATTGGGAAAATAGacgctgtttgtttttttttttccttttaacctTTTGATTTTCGTAGTAGGTGATCTGAATCCAAAGCGATTTTGGTGAACAAAtcctccccccctttttttcccccctggtCCCCCTCCGTCGCTCTGAGGTCGGCTCAGTTGGTTAATTGAAGATCAGGCGGTCGTCTCTGGCAGACGGGGGGTCCACTGAAACCCCCTAACTTGTTGATGGAAGCCACCTCTGTGGAGCTCAGTCAGAGGCGGTCAGCACTGAGTCCGCCGCTCTGAGGAGACGCGGcgagcaggagaaaaaaaaggagaggagaggagaggagagcgagGCGGCGatgctgttctgtgcttttcGTTGCAGACACTCACTGCCACAGAGTGGTGGCAGGCTGGCGTCGATCAATGAtgccgtttctctctctctccctccctctcccctcgcTCGCTCACTTTCCGCCTTGCGAGCgcgctcgctcgctcactctTAACACTCGCgtttgatccccccccccccccccccatttccactttttccccctccctgaTTCCTgattcccctcctccctcagaaTATTGATAATttcagctgtgagctgtgacaCGTTTAAGTTAAGCGTAGGTTTTTTCGGTCTAGctggtttttatttgttgttgttgttcctgTGTGGAAGAGAAGGATTTCAGTCCTGTTAGAACACGTGTTCACACTCAGTGTAGCCAGataaccgttttttttttttttgttcagtagATTTATTAGCTGCATTCCCTTTATTTATGTGACTGgatattactgtttttgtttgtgaatacTCATAGAGGAACTAACAAGGATGTGTAGATATTGAAAGTGtaccacatatacacacacacacacatacacacacatgtgtgtgtgttttaaaatatagtACTTTAAAACACAGACTTCATGTTGTGGTAGAGTACAGCCATTGTAGGAATAGTTACATGACCATCCACAAGGTGCATTTTCCTACCTTTCTGGAGTGCTTTATATGTTGATTTGATTTCTTTAAAGGAGACGTGATGCTTAGGCAGAATATAGCCAGGCAGCTAAGACTAGCATTGTGGGAATATAGATGTGTAAACTTTTGGAATTAGGATGCAAGGGATTGCAGATGGGATTTATGTATAGTGGAATAATATCCATTTCCGTAAGAATGCACACTTGACCCGCACTTGAGTGCAGTACTTATCAGTTAGAATTTCACTTTATATCTTCAGTGTTTGttgacttttttgtgttttgtggttttagtaggatttaaacatttattcagaCTGCCCAGTGCTGGTACAGCGATATGTCTTCTTTAAACCCAAAACTGAGACTAGAGGTGTCGCGTTCACCTCACTGTTGAGCTCTTGGCATTGTGGGCCTGTCAgtggtaaaaaagaaaaaaaaaatgtttgatttgtgtgtggGTCATTCCACCTCAAAGATTTAATCATGGCTTATGTTACATCCTTACCTGTAAATTATcttatgttttcatgttttgaattgatcccaggaaaaaaaaaaacggactAGGAGCAAGTTAGTTTTAGCCAAGGGCCATGTGTGTGAGACGGGAAGATGAGAGGATGAGACATGTTTCTCTCAAATCTGGAGGTGGTGTGCTCCATTCTGTGAATGGCTTTGTGACCCAACTGGCTTTGCAGCGCCATTGATTCTGAAAGATCCTTCGCCATTGTGTCTGTAGATTGACTCGTATTATTTTACTAATCCATTTGATACAGACATGTGGTCCTGGCACAATCAGTGACATGTTTTCCGTGAATGAAACTATAATACGTCTctatttttcctttctcttcattGAGTGCCCCTGTAATGAACTGCTGCTGCTTGCACTCATGTGATTTGCTTTGCTTGTGGATGCAGGATAATTTTTGGTTTATGTAAGAATAAACCACAGCAGTTAATCTGTTCTCttattatatacacacacctgGGTTTTCCTCAGTTTAAACGAAGGGACCTAACCATCCCCAATAGTGCATATATATCAAGAGAATACACGGATTGAAACTGTTTTGTTCTATCTACCAACCATAGATATTGAAATTAAAGTTATCAGTTTAAATCCATTGCCAAGGAGAATTGTATAAACATTCATTGCATTGGGGATCAATGGCTAGCATTTTGATTAGCTGGTTAACATTAGTTACCAAGATACATAGTGATTTGTGTTTATAATCACTATGCATCTTggtagctaatgttaactaGCTAATCAAATGCTAGCCATTGATCCCCAATGCAGTGAATGTTTATTCATTGCATCGGGGATCAATGGCTTTAGCTTTAGCTGCTGTTTAGCTAAGTTTGCCAAGTTAATGTGACTCTTTGCAACTGGAAAGGCTGCTCCCTGTGTTTTTGGTTGGCTAGCCTAGAGTCAAACTGCCCTCACCGTTCATTGATGGAGGGCAGTAAATACTGTTGTGTTGGCTATCTGTGCAGACTGCTTTCTGACTGATGCGCTGGCAGAGGACATTTATCTCCCATGATGGAAGGCTAGCTTTGGAGCAGAGGAACTCCCCATGCTGCTTCTGCTTTGGTGTGGCTGCAGGAAGCAGGTTTCTGGTGGCGATCTAGGTAGCACCGTGACCTTGTTCCGATTGCCCTTCATGAAAGGGAACTGGCgaaattaacaataaaatgttgttttaacatAATTCGGAATCCTATTTAGACATAAGATATGGCTCAACATATGTGATATGTGATGAtattgttcttgttcttgtatgtttttgtatgttaatatggaatttaattttgaatttataaGGGTTTAGTGTATATTTCTGCTGCTATGTACACATGGTCATTGGCCCATCAGAATCTAGAATTAATCCAGGCagttatgtatgtatatttacatgtatgcataaatacaaatgcacatgcatgcatgcattaatGCATGCAGTAATTAGCAGTTAGTGTTCTACATATGGTACTCTACATGTGCTGGGCAGtgtaattctaaaaaaaaaaaacaaaacaactccCCCCTGAATTTCCATACAGTGGAAAAACCAGAGGAAATTAAGACATGCCAAAAGCAGTATGTAGGAGTCCCCATATTGAATCACAAAAGCAGTTGTGAGGAACATGAATGTGACCAGCGCTCGAGCGTTGGAGCTCGTGGGGGGTAGAGGCCGGTggcactctctctgctccagcagTGTGCCACCCGGGGTgcgagggggaaggggggggggggggtgggggggtcgaCACGTCCGTATTTCATTGGCTGTCATGCTGTGCCTGCCAGTGTCCCTGTGACGGGCCATCCCGGGGGCCTTTCCCGTCCTGCGCATTTACCTTCTCACTGCACATGAGTAATTTGTCCCAGGCAAGTGAATGAAGCCCATTCCCCACAATGCAAACTGACTGGGACGGTTGCTGAGATCTCCAGCGATGGGTAGTGATTAGCCCTCCCCGCTTCATAGGCTGAGATGTCCTGATGGTTTTTGTGCAATCCAGGGATCCAAGCCTTGCTGACAGTTACAGAACTAATTACACAACCTTACAAGAAGCCATTGAAAAAGCCATTGTGCTGCTTTGATGTTGAGACTGATGTTTAACCAAATGGGGTCATCCCCTCACCCTCCACTACCCTGACTGATATCAGACGTTTCAAACTTTGGGAAAGCACTTTCTGATCAAGGCATATGTTCGTTTTCTCTTCGTCGCGTTGCTAGAGGGTCGTCATTTCCTGCTTTGTAATTCCTGTTGAAGAAATTGTCAAGAGTTAATGTCATGCACATTAGTTCATGAGTCTGTTTTATATTGAGA contains:
- the lrrtm2 gene encoding leucine-rich repeat transmembrane neuronal protein 2, yielding MGFHSRWVLVGPAPAALCVIGMLLSALPASCTTCPQKCRCEDLQFYCDTQGLQAPPDGVDRGALGLSLRHNSISELSPDQFYGFGQLTWLHLDHNQITAVREDAFQGLYKLKDLNLSSNRIARLPNTTFIHLINLQILDLSFNQLAALEPELFHGLRKLQILHLRSNSLRTTPVRAFWDCRSLEYLGLSNNRLRSLARNGFAGLVKLRELHLEHNQLTKINLAHFPRLVALQFLYLQWNKISNLTCGGMEWSWSTLEKLDLTGNEIRALTPDVFQILPSLKVLLLDNNKLTSLDTQTLDTWRSLGTIGLSSNLWECTKRICSLAAWLSTFRGRWEHSILCHSPEYAQGEEILDAVYGFQLCQNFSAPVAPTTSVYEATPPQEATSSLFGIMQTPTQDFYAEDFGSFTTVTATPATTTTTATPTPRTSRAASTTTGGAAVTEEEEENFSEQDNTVLTQRVIIGTMALLFSFFLIIFGVYISRKCCPPTLRRIRHCSAIQNRRQMRTQARQPMADLATQVPYNEYEPSHEEGALVIINGYGQCKCQQLPYKECEV